A portion of the Eulemur rufifrons isolate Redbay chromosome 30, OSU_ERuf_1, whole genome shotgun sequence genome contains these proteins:
- the ZBTB33 gene encoding transcriptional regulator Kaiso — translation MESRKLISATDIQYSGSLLNSLNEQRGHGLFCDVTVIVEDRKFRAHKNILSASSTYFHQLFSVAGQVVELSFIRAEIFAEILNYIYSSKIVRVRSDLLDELIKSGQLLGVKFIAELGVPLSQVKSISGTVQGGNAETLPPDSSDKNLLLQKSKDEAQDNGATIMPIITESFSLSAEDYEMKKIIVTDSDDDDDDDVIFCSEILPAKETLPSNNAVTQVQPNPGPVEISDVAPCTSNNSPPLTNITPTQKLPTPVNQATLSQTQGSEKLLVSSAPTHLTPNIILLNQTPLTTPPNVSSSPPNHMSSSINLLVQNQQTPNSAILTGNKANEEEEEEIIDDDDDTISSSPDSAVSNTSLVPQADTSQNTSFDGSLIQKMQIPTLVQEPLSNSLKISDIITRNTNDPGLGSKHLMEGQKIITLDTATEIEGLSTGCKVYANIGEDTYDIVIPVKDDPDEGEARHENETPKTSGSETANKRMKVKHDDHYELIVDGRVYYICIVCKRSYVCLTSLRRHFNIHSWEKKYPCRYCEKVFPLAEYRTKHEIHHTGERRYQCLACGKSFINYQFMSSHIKSVHSQDPSGDSKLYRLHPCRSLQIRQYAYLSDRSSTMPVMKDDGIGYKVDAGKEPPVGTTTSTPQNKPMTWEDIFIQQENDAIFKQNVTDGSTEFEFIIPESY, via the coding sequence ATGGAGAGTAGAAAACTGATTTCTGCTACAGACATTCAGTACTCTGGCAGTCTGCTGAACTCCTTGAATGAGCAACGCGGCCATGGACTCTTCTGTGATGTTACTGTCATTGTGGAAGACCGAAAATTTCGGGCCCACAAGAATATTCTTTCAGCTTCTAGTACCTACTTCCATCAACTCTTCTCAGTTGCCGGGCAAGTTGTTGAACTGAGCTTTATAAGAGCAGAGATCTTTGCAGAAATTCTCAATTATATCTATAGTTCTAAAATTGTTCGTGTTAGATCAGATTTGCTTGATGAGTTAATTAAATCAGGGCAGTTATTAGGAGTGAAATTTATAGCAGAGCTTGGTGTCCCATTGTCACAGGTTAAAAGCATCTCAGGTACAGTTCAGGGTGGTAATGCTGAAACCTTACCTCCTGATTCTAGTGACAAGAACCTTTTATTACAAAAATCAAAAGATGAAGCCCAAGATAATGGGGCTACTATAATGCCTATTATAACAGAGTCTTTTTCATTATCTGCTGAAGATTATGAGATGAAAAAGATCATTGTTACCGActcagatgatgatgatgatgatgatgtcatTTTCTGCTCTGAGATTCTGCCTGCAAAGGAGACTTTGCCGAGTAACAATGCAGTGACACAGGTCCAGCCTAACCCAGGCCCTGTTGAGATTTCAGATGTTGCACCTTGCACTAGCAATAACTCTCCCCCTTTAACAAATATCACACCTACTCAGAAACTTCCTACTCCTGTGAATCAGGCAACTCTGAGCCAAACACAAGGAAGTGAAAAATTGCTGGTATCTTCGGCTCCAACACATCTGACTCCtaacattattttgttaaatcaGACACCACTTACTACACCACCAAATGTCAGTTCTTCACCTCCAAATCATATGTCATCTTCAATCAATTTACTTGTGCAGAATCAGCAGACACCAAACAGTGCTATTTTAACAGGAAACAAGGCcaatgaagaggaggaggaggaaattatagatgatgatgatgacactATTAGCTCCAGTCCAGACTCGGCAGTCAGTAATACATCTTTGGTCCCACAGGCTGATACCTCCCAAAATACCAGTTTTGATGGATCATTAATACAGAAGATGCAGATTCCTACACTTGTGCAAGAACCACTttccaattctttaaaaatttcagatataATTACTAGAAACACTAATGATCCAGGCTTAGGATCAAAACATCTGATGGAGGGTCAGAAGATCATTACTTTAGATACAGCTACTGAAATTGAAGGCTTGTCAACTGGTTGCAAGGTTTATGCAAATATCGGTGAAGATACTTATGACATAGTGATCCCTGTCAAAGATGACCCTGATGAAGGGGAGGCCAGACATGAAAATGAGACACCCAAAACGTCTGGCAGTGAGACGGCAAACAAACGTATGAAAGTAAAACATGATGATCACTATGAATTAATAGTAGATGGAAGGGTCTATTATATCTGTATTGTATGCAAAAGGTCATATGTCTGTCTGACAAGCTTGCGGAGACATTTTAACATTCATTCTTGGGAGAAGAAGTATCCGTGTCGTTACTGTGAGAAGGTATTTCCTCTTGCAGAATATCGCACAAAGCATGAAATTCATCATACAGGGGAGCGAAGGTATCAGTGTCTGGCTTGTGGCAAATCTTTCATCAACTATCAGTTTATGTCTTCACATATAAAGTCAGTTCATAGTCAAGATCCTTCTGGGGACTCGAAGCTTTATCGTTTACATCCATGCAGGTCTTTACAGATCAGACAATATGCATATCTTTCTGATAGGTCAAGCACTATGCCTGTAATGAAGGATGATGGTATTGGGTATAAGGTTGATGCTGGAAAAGAACCTCCAGTAGGGACCACCACGTCTACGCCTCAGAACAAGCCAATGACCTGGGAAGATATTTTTATTCAGCAGGAAAATGATGCGATTTTTAAACAGAATGTAACAGATGGCAGTACTGAGTTTGAATTTATAATACCAGAATCTTACTAA